A section of the Paralichthys olivaceus isolate ysfri-2021 chromosome 14, ASM2471397v2, whole genome shotgun sequence genome encodes:
- the LOC109636260 gene encoding protein FAM53B-like produces MVIILSKTLEKKKGVNDVRSKSIERRLSELRTMSKGTTLFSCGSVEADRWLDLGRSCAIQQRAPCQAGASLESLWDVMPEPGSLHWAKEPGSATAITSLIRDLSLANGSLVSPHAHTTSTTAHYTTTATSQAPVAPPSKRQCRSLSFSDEYSGFRSSWRPQGSRVWTAVEKRRCHSGGSVRGGGGFSGGHFPTIQRSSSFSLPSCSSIPSDGGLDLPFFNQRLPLHPQFTASPVSPISPSYHHQSHHHHFLRPLSLSHEQISLPELQREEASEASSPDSTPELGRRAGQRAGGTGCLSRSRSQPCVLNDKKIGMKRRRPEDAQEQRPSLDLAKMTQKLQTFQSLSCSGFSAADGRQSNLQLPSTVTSSQPDSDFITVSEPGLESPQEVAGDDEEEEDSSYEELDSDSACSVDSRPGSPDGVVADKRTLWKGDRMTQRDIFQLGGELDLDQIERN; encoded by the exons ATGGTGATCATTTTATCCAAAACACTGGAAAAGAAGAAGGGTGTCAATGATGTAAGGTCCAAGAGCATCGAGAGACGGCTG AGCGAGCTCCGCACCATGAGCAAAGGGACCACCCTCTTCTCCTGTGGATCTGTGG aGGCAGATAGGTGGCTGGACCTGGGGCGAAGCTGTGCCATCCAGCAGAGAGCTCCCTGCCAGGCTGGTGCCAGTCTGGAAAGCCTGTGGGATGTGATGCCGGAGCCAGGGAGCCTGCACTGGGCCAAGGAGCCCGGCAGCGCCACGGCAATCACCAGTCTGATAAGGGATCTCAGCTTAGCCAACGGCAGCCTGGTCAGCCCCCACGCCCATACTACGTCCACCACTGCACACTACACCACTACAGCCACCAGCCAAGCTCCTGTGGCACCCCCGAGCAAACGCCAGTGTCGCTCCCTGTCGTTCTCTGATGAGTACAGTGGGTTCCGCTCATCCTGGAGGCCCCAGGGCTCCCGAGTGTGGACAGCAGTGGAAAAACGAAGGTGCCACAGTGGGGGAAGTGTTCGAGGAGGAGGGGGTTTCTCTGGTGGTCATTTCCCCACCATTCAGCGTAGCTCCAGCTTCAGTTTGCCCTCGTGCTCCAGCATCCCTTCAGATGGAGGCCTGGACTTGCCATTCTTTAACCAGCGACTGCCTCTGCACCCTCAGTTCACTGCCTCTCCGGTCTCCCCCATCTCCCCCTCATATCATCACCAGTCCCACCATCACCACTTCCTCAGGCCCCTCTCCCTGTCCCACGAACAAATCAGCCTgccagagctgcagagggaagAGGCGTCGGAGGCCAGCTCTCCAGACTCCACCCCAGAACTGGGGAGGCGAGCCGGCCAGAGAGCTGGTGGCACGGGGTGTCTGTCTCGGAGCCGGTCCCAGCCGTGTGTGCTCAACGACAAAAAAATCGGTATGAAGCGCAGGAGACCGGAAGATGCCCAGGAGCAGCGGCCCTCTCTGGACTTGGCAAAGATGACTCAG AAACTCCAGACTTTTCAGAGCTTGAGTTGCTCAGGGTTCTCAGCTGCCGACGGCCGCCAGTCCAACCTCCAGCTGCCCTCCACTGTGACCTCCAGCCAGCCAGATTCAGACTTCATCACTGTGTCCGAACCAGGGCTGGAGTCCCCGCAGGAAGTGGCAGGAgatgacgaagaggaggaggattcaTCCTACGAGGAGCTGGACAGCGATTCGGCCTGCAGCGTGGACTCGCGGCCTGGCTCTCCTGACGGTGTTGTGGCCGACAAACGCACCCTCTGGAAGGGTGATCGCATGACGCAGAGGGACATTTTCCAGCTGGGGGGAGAGCTGGATCTTGACCAGATTGAAAGAAACTGA